From Demequina capsici, one genomic window encodes:
- a CDS encoding nitroreductase/quinone reductase family protein, protein MPAAGLARAGNGGSDRPVPEAHVPHAAGLLEGDVVAGSPSGFNDAIIEQFRANEGHVAQFGRHLVLLHHIGARSGAERVSPVMTFPADGGGWLIAASKAGAPDHPAWYHNLKAHPKIVIEVPGEGEVDVVAEELLGAERDAAWRVFTERSAGFADYERRTSRVIPVIRLRRA, encoded by the coding sequence GTGCCCGCCGCTGGGCTCGCCCGCGCCGGGAATGGTGGCAGCGACCGGCCTGTTCCCGAAGCACATGTCCCGCACGCGGCGGGCTTGCTGGAAGGGGATGTCGTGGCCGGATCACCGTCGGGTTTCAACGATGCGATCATCGAGCAGTTCAGGGCGAACGAAGGCCACGTGGCCCAATTCGGCAGGCATCTGGTGCTGCTGCACCACATCGGCGCGCGCAGTGGCGCTGAGCGGGTGTCGCCGGTGATGACGTTCCCTGCGGACGGCGGCGGGTGGCTGATCGCGGCGTCGAAGGCCGGCGCACCCGATCATCCTGCCTGGTACCACAACCTCAAGGCGCACCCGAAGATCGTCATCGAGGTGCCGGGCGAAGGCGAGGTCGACGTCGTGGCCGAGGAGCTGCTGGGTGCCGAGCGCGACGCCGCGTGGAGGGTCTTCACCGAGCGCAGCGCCGGATTCGCGGATTACGAGCGACGGACGTCACGGGTGATCCCGGTGATCCGCCTGCGCAGGGCCTGA